The Megachile rotundata isolate GNS110a chromosome 3, iyMegRotu1, whole genome shotgun sequence genome includes a window with the following:
- the LOC100877223 gene encoding general transcription factor II-I repeat domain-containing protein 2A-like encodes MSEPKRRKVDFENRIFQAKWTEDFFFILPPHKNAKPTCLICNETVAACKAANISRHYETKHLKKYDKDFPKGSSLRIEKINILRSSFEHSQIIMKRSTSDQEKCTEASLCVAWILAKHMVAFSYSEVVKECLIQVSNAVFNNKKEITEMFNKIPLSRDSTIRKTEICAKSVRESILADLTKTQFFSLAIDESTDISDVAQMAVFVRYILNNNYKEELLTLLPLHDRTTGQILFECFQEFMNNNNLSYQKILSVVTDGAPAMIGKTNGFVTLLKQINSKVISLHCIIHQSVLCAKLSNDLKNVMNTVMKIINYLKSHSALQHRLLRAFLEECNSEYTDLLLHNDVRWLSKGNVLKRLITLLSEISDFLKSRNTKTATEYYEFLCNANNTAKLCFLCDMFSHINDLNLALQGKGKLICDIWEKIKAFQRKLKLFENDLNSRELIHFPLLKAHFESNEKIPQFKEYERFLKDMQTEFASRFTDFGQIDDLLKAMQSPFSLETNGNWVNAAVQLFTLEKAKLQLEIIEFQESNVLREKFAETDITQFWIDTLPEQSYPNLKQMANARKYRTKTNGIATPITRFESHRKTMGPPGQRSSETISKVRKTFVENTGIKMEKGS; translated from the exons ATGTCCGAGCCAAAGCGACGAAAAGTCGATTTTGAAAACAGGATATTTCAAGCAAAATGGACTGAAgattttttctttattcttcCACCTCATAAAAATGCGAAACCAACGTGTCTAATTTGCAACGAAACAGTTGCTGCGTGTAAAGCAGCAAATATAAGTCGTCATTATGAGACtaaacatttgaaaaaatatgacaAAGATTTTCCAAAGGGTTCTTCActgagaattgaaaaaattaatatccTTCGTTCATCATTTGAGCATTCTCAAATAATAATGAAACGCTCAACGTCTGACCAGGAAAAATGCACTGAAGCATCTTTGTGTGTTGCATGGATTTTGGCTAAACATATGGTGGCATTTTCATATTCTGAGGTAGTTAAAGAATGCTTGATACAAGTCTCAAATGCagttttcaataataaaaaagaaattactgaaatgtttaacaaaattcCATTATCTCGTGATTCTACGATTCGTAAGACCGAAATTTGCGCAAAATCAGTTCGTGAGAGTATATTGGCTGATCTTACTAAAACACAGTTTTTCTCACTTGCGATTGACGAATCTACAGACATATCTGATGTAGCACAAATGGCTGTGTTTGTTCGttatattcttaataataattataaagagGAACTCTTAACATTGTTGCCACTGCATGATCGTACAACTGgtcaaatattatttgaatgttttcaggaatttatgaataataataacctCTCATACCAAAAAATTCTTTCGGTAGTTACTGATGGTGCACCAGCAATGATTGGGAAAACAAATGGTTTTGTAACACTTTTGAAGCAAATAAATTCTAAAGTCATTTCATTACACTGCATAATTCACCAATCAGTTCTTTGTGCAAAGCTTtcaaatgatttaaaaaatgtcatgaATACAGTAATGAAAATTATCAATTACTTAAAATCTCACTCAGCATTACAACATCGCTTACTCCGAGCTTTTCTCGAAGAATGTAATTCTGAATACACAGATCTTCTTTTGCATAACGATGTTCGCTGGTTGAGCAAGGGAAATGTACTCAAAAGATTAATAACTTTGCTAagtgaaatttcagattttctcAAAAGTAGAAATACAAAAACGGCTACCGAATATTATGAATTTCTTTGCAATGCAAATAATACTGCTAAATTATGCTTTTTGTGTGATATGTTCTCACATATTAATGACCTGAATTTAGCTTTGCAAGGAAAGGGAAAACTGATTTGTGATATATGGGAAAAAATTAAAGCTTTCCAAAGAAAGTTAAAACTATTTGAAAATGATTTGAATTCTAGAGAGCTGATACATTTTCCGTTATTAAAAGCACATTTTGAAAGCAAtgaaaaaattccacaatttaagGAATACGAGCGCTTTTTGAAAGATATGCAAACTGAATTTGCTTCCCGATTTACAGATTTTGGACAGATTGACGACTTATTAAAAGCAATGCAAAGCCCATTCAGTCTTGAAACAAATGGTAATTGGGTTAATGCAGCAGTGCAACTGTTTACTCTCGAAAAAGCTAAACTGCAacttgaaattattgaatttcaagaGAGTAATGTGCTGCGAGAGAAATTTGCCGAAACAGATATTACACAATTTTGGATAGACACACTCCCTGAACAATCTTATCCAAATCTAAAACAAATGG CAAATGCAAGAAAATACAGAACTAAAACTAATGGAATAGCCACCCCAATCACCCGATTTGAATCCCACAGAAAAACTATGGGACCACCTGGTCAGAGAAGTTCGGAAACAATATCAAAGGTCAGAAAAACATTTGTGGAAAATACTGGAATCAAAATGGAAAAAGGATCATAG